TTCGTCCAAAAGAAGAACACGAGGTTGCTTAGCAAGACTTCTTGCAAGAGCAACTCTTTGTCTTTGACCACCTGATAATTGTTGGGGTTTTCGCCGTGCATATTTTCGCAAATGAACAAGGTCCAACATAGAAATAACGCGTTCTTTAATATCGCTTTCAGGCATCTTTTGTTGCTTCAAGCCAAAAGCTATATTTTGTTCAACTGTCATATGAGGAAAAAGAGCATAAGATTGAAACATCATATTAACTGGCCGATTATAGGGTTCCACATTTGTCATGTTTACACCATCTATAAATATCTTCCCTGAAGTAGGTATTTCAAAACCGGCTAATAATCTTAACAACGTTGTCTTACCGCATCCTGAAGCTCCTAAGAGAGAAAAAAACTCACCAGGAAAAATCTGTAAACTAATATTATTCACAGCAGGAAAACCCGCAAACGTTTTTGAAACGTGAACAATATCTATGATTGGTCTTGCTTGAGGATCTTTCCAAGGTTCAAATTTGGTAGAAGGACGATCAGCAATAGCCATTTATAATTTACCTAATAAAATATAATAATTATTCCATCACTATCTTGGTCAGATGTGGAATGCAAGAAATGTCTTCTGAGATTATATAATTTTATCTAAAAATAGAGATAAAATTCTATTTCGTCTCTTTAAGAATTATTATTTTTTTGATTAAGGTAAAAATAAAGAAAAAGACTTAATAAACACATTATAACTAAAAATATAGCTAAGGGCTTAATGCTAAAATCATCAAGTACACTTCCGACAAGTCCACCGATTCCCAAAGCCGATGTTAAGACAAGACTTCTAACAGCAGACGCTGCCCCTTTTTGTTCATCAAAAAGTTGTAAAGCCCCTGACGTTGAGGGCCCCCATACCAAAGCAGATCCAACCATATAGAGGCCAATAGCTAATAATATTGATGAGAGGAAAAGAAATTGTAAAAAGCTTAATAATAATAAAATAAGTGCCCCTATCAGAGCAACAATGATGCCACTTAAAATTGTTTTATTAACACCAATATATTGAATTGTTCGAGAAGCTAAAAAAGTTCCGATAATATAAGCCAGGCTCACTGAACTAATATAAATTCCTATAAAATCTGAAGTTAGTTTCAAATTTGATTGAAGAAAGAAAGGGATAATCGTTAAATAGCATAATTCACCACAAATTAAGAAAGAATAAAGCATAATATATGCTAAAAATTGCTTATTCTTAAAGACAATTATATAAGTATTTATGATTTGTATTACACTAATATTTTTTTTCTGATGAGGCTTTTTTTCTTCTGAAAAATAAAAAATCATCAATAAAATAAGGCTTAAAGAAAATACTAAGATAAAGAAAAAATTTCCTCGCCAGCCAAAAGCCATATCTATATATCCTCCTAAGCTAGGAGCTAATAGGGGTCCTAAAGAGACGATGCATCCCATCCATGACATGACTGTTGCCCCTTGTTCTCCTGGATAACGATCTTGAATAACCGCCCATCCTACAACAGGAACAGCAATTCCTCCCACACCTTGGATAAATCTTCCAATCAAAAAAATGGAAAGTGATGAAGCTATAAAGCAAAAAAAGGTTCCCAAAATGAAAGTACCTAATCCGCCAATTATTGTCCATTTGCGTCCTGCATGATCTGAGAACCAGCCAAAGATAGGTGTTGATAGCAACCCACCAAACATATAAAAAGGAATGGAAAGTTGTAAAATATCAGGATTACACTTAAAAAAAACAGCCATCGCAGGAAAACTTGGGAGATAAATATCTGTCGCAATTATCGTAACGATAAAAGCAAAAACAATTAAAATTGTGCTCTTTTTAGCTATAACCATCTAATTTATATTTTATGCTTCATTAGGAAAACTAGCAAGAATCTCTTTACTTTCAAGCTGACGTTTCCACATTTGTGCATAAACCCCCTTTTTTTGTAACAATTGTGAATGAACACCGCGCTCAATAATTTTTCCTTGATCAAGAACTAAAATTTCGTCTGCATCCACAACTGTAGATAAACGATGTGCAATAATAATTGTTGTATGTCCTTTTGAAACTTCTCTCAAATTTTCTTGTATCGTTTTTTCTGTATGTGTGTCTAGAGCAGAAGTTGCCTCATCAAACAAGAAAATCTTTGGCTTTTTAAGAAGTGTTCGTGCAATGGCAACGCGTTGTTTTTCTCCACCAGATAGCTTTAAACCACGTTCTCCTACTGACGTAAGATATTGATCAGGTGTTTGCATAATAAAATCATGTATCTTTGCAAGTTTTGCCGCTTTTATAACATCACTTTTCTCTGATTGAGGCTGGCCGTAAGATATATTGTAATAAATCGTTTCATTAAAAAGAATCGTATCTTGAGGAACAATTCCTATTCCTTTACGCAAACTAGATTGCGTTACGTCACGTATATCTTGATTATCAATAAGGATTCGCCCTTCGAGAACATCATAAAAACGAAATAATAAACGCGAGATCGTTGATTTACCTGCTCCTGAGGGACCTACAATTGCAAGCGTTTTTCCTTCAGGAATTTCAAAAGAAACATCATTGAGAATTTGTCGTTCAGGAGTATAACCAAAGCTAACATTTTCAAAGATAATTTTTCCTTTCTGAATGGTAAGCTCTTTTGATTGATTTAAATCTTTTATTTCTTGAGGTTCCCTAAAAAGTGAAAACATCTGCTCCATATTTATAAGAGATAGTTTAATTTCTCGATAAGCAAAGCCTAAGATGTTAAGTGGCAAATAAAGTTGAATAAGATAAGTATTAACGAGAACAAAATCTCCTATAGACATTTTTGAAGAGATAACTTGAGAAGCAGCCATAATCATAATAACAATAAGACCGACAGAAATAATTACTCCTTGACCAATATTAAGAACTGACATCAATTGCTTACTTTTAATCGCTGCAATCTCATACTGCTCAAGAGAAATATCATAACGTGCAGCCTCATGTTTTTCATTATTGAAATATTTAACAGTTTCATAATTTAATAAACTATCAATCGCTTTTGTATTTGCCTCTGTATCAGTTTGATTCATTCTTCGTACAAAATTTGTGCGATATTCTGTTAAGCAGATTGTGAAGATAATATAGATTGTAAGAGTTGTCAGCGTTACAAGTGCAAAAGATAACTTATAAATGCTTGAAAGAACTATAGAAACCATAATAATCTCAAAAATTGTTGGCAATATATTGAAAATCATAAATCTTAGTAAGGTTTCTATAGCATTTGTCCCCCTCTCAATTGAACGGCTAAGCCCCCCTGTTTTACGATCCAAATGAAATCTAAGACTTAAAGCATGTAAATATTCAAAGGTTTCAAGCGCAATTTGTCTAAGGGCACGGTGCTCAACACGTACAAATAACATATCCTTAACTTCATTAAAAAACTGAGCCCCTATACGAGCAGCACCGTATGCTAAAATTACCCCTAAAGGCATGATAATAAGAGATACTTCGGAAACGTTAATAGATAATGCATCGACTGCCTTTTTATAATAAATAGGCGCATAAACATTGAATATTTTGCTTATAAAAAGTAATGCTAAAGCAATAAGCATCCGAAAACGCATGGCTTTTTCTCGCCGATTCCATAGGTAGTATATCAATGTTTTTAATGGCTTAAAATTTGCCTTTGAGTTAATATCGGTATTGTTTAGTTTCATTTTAGTTTTATCCTTGACGAGTGCAGAACAAAATAACATTATCAGCGTACAAGCTACTATATGTAGTAGATATCAGGCCAAAAAGCCACCACATATTGATTATTTTGTAATTTTAACAGTATATTAGTTAATTAGAGGACATGCATCATGAAAATTACTCGGCGCTTTACCAATAAAGGTCAATCTCCTTATTCAACGATTGAATTTCGAAAAGCGACGAGTGAAATACGTAATCCAGATGGTTCGATTGTTTTTCAAATGAAAGATATTGAAGTCCCGGCAAAATGGTCTCAAGTCGCCTCTGATATATTAGCTCAAAAATACTTTCGTAAAGCTGGTATTCCTGAAAAATTACATTCTGTCGAAGAAAAAGATATTCCTGCATGGCTCAGAGCCTCCACACATGATGATATTGCAAAGAAAAATAGCAAACCTATAACAGGACCAGAAACCTCTGCAAAACAAGTTTTTCACCGTCTTGCCGGGGCTTGGACTTATTGGGGATGGAAAGGTGGTTATTTCAGCTCAGAAGAAGATGCGCATAGCTTTTATGATGAATTATGCTACATGCTCGCCAATCAAATGGTCGCTCCTAATTCTCCCCAATGGTTTAATACAGGTTTACATTGGGCATACGGTATTGATGGCCCATCTCAAGGGCATTTTTATGTTGACCATCTTACTGAAAAATTAATGAATTCAACATCTGCTTATGAACGCCCACAACCTCATGCGTGTTTTATTTCCAGCATTAACGATGATTTAGTTAATGATGGGGGTATTATGGACCTCTGGCTTAGAGAAGCGCGTCTGTTTAAATATGGCTCTGGAACAGGTTCAAACTTTTCAAATCTTCGTGGCAAAGGTGAATCTTTATCTGGTGGAGGAAAATCCTCGGGATTAATGAGTTTTCTCAAAATTGGAGATCGTGCAGCGGGAGCTATAAAATCTGGAGGAACAACAAGACGAGCTGCAAAAATGGTTGTTGTCGACATTGACCACCCAGATGTGGAAGAATTTATCAATTGGAAAGTTGTTGAAGAGCAAAAAGTTCTTGCCCTCGTAACGGGTTCAAAAATTGCCAAAAAACATCTTAATGCTGTTATGCAAGCGTGCCAAATTGGAACAGGTGAGACTCGATTTGATCCTCAAATTAATTCAACATTAAAAGAAACTATAAAAATTGCCCGTACTCATTTGGTTCCAGAAAATTATATTCAAAGAGTTATTCAATACGCACGCCAAGGCTACACAGCTTTTGAATTTGAAACTTATGATACAGATTTTAATTCTGAAGCATATGCAACTGTTTCTGGCCAAAATTCGAATAATTCTGTCCGTGTAACCAATGAATTTTTAGAAAAAGTTCTTAAAGACGAAGATTGGAATCTCATTCGGCGTACAGATGGAGGTATTTACAAGACGATCAAAGCCAAAGAACTCTGGGAACAAATAGGTTATGCAGCTTGGGCTTCCGCAGATCCTGGTATTCAATATCATACAACCATTAATGAATGGCATACGTGTCCTAAGAGTGGCTTAATTCACGCTTCAAATCCATGCTCAGAATATATGTTTCTTGATGATACCGCTTGTAACCTTGCTTCAATTAACCTTGCATTGTTCTACGATACCGAAAATCATCAACCAACTTTTGACGTTGAAGCTTATGAGCATGCTGTTAGAATTTGGACACTTGTGCTTGAAATCTCAGTTATGATGGCCCAATATCCTTCTCAACAAATTGCACAACGCTCATATGACTTTCGTACATTAGGTCTTGGGTATGCCAATCTTGGTGGCCTTTTAATGGCCATGGGTATTTCTTATGACAGCCCTCAAGGACGCAGCATTGGAGGCGCTCTAGCTGCTATCATGACAGGAAAATCTTATGCAACTTCAGCAGAAATTGCGAGTGAACTAGGAACTTTTTCTCAATATCCACTTAATAAAGAAGATATGTTACGCGTGATGAGAAATCATCGCCGCGCGGCTTACGGGGAAAATCAAGGTTATGAAAATCTTAAAATTCTTCCAGTTGCCCTTGATCATGCTTCTTGCCCTCTTCAAGACCTTAGTACATCGGCTAAAACTGCCTGGGATCAAGCTTTAGAACTTGGAGAGAAGCACGGTTATCGTAATGCCCAAACAACCTGTATTGCCCCAACAGGAACTATTGGACTTGTGATGGACTGTGACACAACCGGTGTTGAACCAGACTTTGCTCTTGTAAAATTTAAGAAGTTAGTTGGTGGTGGTTACTTTAAAATTATTAATCAGATGGTACCCACAGCATTAAAAAAACTTGGTTACACTAAAAATGAAATCCAAGATATTGTGAATTATGCTGTTGGTCGAGGCACACTTGAAGATTCACCCTCTATTAGTTTTAAGTCTCTTAAAACAAAAGGATTCAACGAAGAAGTTCTAGAAAAGCTTAAAACTAGTTTAATTTCTGCTTTCGACATAAAATTTGCTTTTAATCGTTGGACCCTTGGTGAAGATTTCTGTAAAAATATTCTTGGTTTTTCAGATGAACAATTAAACAATAATAATTTCGAAATTCTTTCTGCTTTAGGCTTCAGCAAAGAAGACATAGAAAATGCAAATAATTATTGTTGTGGAACTATGACTTTAGAAGGAGCTCCTCATTTAAAGTCAGAGCATTTGCCCATTTTTGATTGTGCAAATCCATGCGGGCGTCTTGGAAAGCGTGCTTTATCAACAGAAAGCCATATTCATATGATGGCAGCAGTACAACCATTCATCTCAGGTTCAATTTCAAAAACAATTAATATGCCCAATAGTGCCTCAATTGAAGAATGTAACAATGCTTATCTTTTATCTTGGCGCCTAGCCCTTAAATGTAATGCTCTCTATCGCGATGGCTCAAAACTTTCTCAACCACTTAATACGTCATTGATTACAGATGAAGAAAATGCTGAGGAAATTTTAGACGAAGTTAATTCTCTTACCGGAGCTAATCGAACAAAAATTATGGCTGAACGAATTGTTGAAAGAGTTATCGAACGAGTGACTCATCGTAATGAACGTTATAAGCTCCCTGCTCGACGCAAAGGATACACTCAAAAAGCAACAGTTGGCGGACATAAAGTCTATTTGCGAACTGGAGAGTACGAAGATGGCCGTTTAGGAGAAATCTTTATTGATCTTCATAAAGAAGGTTCTGCTTTTAGAAGTTTAATGAATAATTTTGCAATGGCAATCTCGATTGGCCTTCAATATGGCGTACCTTTAGATGAATTTGTTGATGCTTTTGCATTTACCCGATTTGAACCTTCTGGATTAGTCACAGGTAATGATGCCATCAAGATGGCCACTTCTATTTTAGACTATATCT
This genomic window from Candidatus Paracaedimonas acanthamoebae contains:
- a CDS encoding MFS transporter, which gives rise to MVIAKKSTILIVFAFIVTIIATDIYLPSFPAMAVFFKCNPDILQLSIPFYMFGGLLSTPIFGWFSDHAGRKWTIIGGLGTFILGTFFCFIASSLSIFLIGRFIQGVGGIAVPVVGWAVIQDRYPGEQGATVMSWMGCIVSLGPLLAPSLGGYIDMAFGWRGNFFFILVFSLSLILLMIFYFSEEKKPHQKKNISVIQIINTYIIVFKNKQFLAYIMLYSFLICGELCYLTIIPFFLQSNLKLTSDFIGIYISSVSLAYIIGTFLASRTIQYIGVNKTILSGIIVALIGALILLLLSFLQFLFLSSILLAIGLYMVGSALVWGPSTSGALQLFDEQKGAASAVRSLVLTSALGIGGLVGSVLDDFSIKPLAIFLVIMCLLSLFLYFYLNQKNNNS
- a CDS encoding ABC transporter ATP-binding protein/permease, coding for MKLNNTDINSKANFKPLKTLIYYLWNRREKAMRFRMLIALALLFISKIFNVYAPIYYKKAVDALSINVSEVSLIIMPLGVILAYGAARIGAQFFNEVKDMLFVRVEHRALRQIALETFEYLHALSLRFHLDRKTGGLSRSIERGTNAIETLLRFMIFNILPTIFEIIMVSIVLSSIYKLSFALVTLTTLTIYIIFTICLTEYRTNFVRRMNQTDTEANTKAIDSLLNYETVKYFNNEKHEAARYDISLEQYEIAAIKSKQLMSVLNIGQGVIISVGLIVIMIMAASQVISSKMSIGDFVLVNTYLIQLYLPLNILGFAYREIKLSLINMEQMFSLFREPQEIKDLNQSKELTIQKGKIIFENVSFGYTPERQILNDVSFEIPEGKTLAIVGPSGAGKSTISRLLFRFYDVLEGRILIDNQDIRDVTQSSLRKGIGIVPQDTILFNETIYYNISYGQPQSEKSDVIKAAKLAKIHDFIMQTPDQYLTSVGERGLKLSGGEKQRVAIARTLLKKPKIFLFDEATSALDTHTEKTIQENLREVSKGHTTIIIAHRLSTVVDADEILVLDQGKIIERGVHSQLLQKKGVYAQMWKRQLESKEILASFPNEA
- a CDS encoding vitamin B12-dependent ribonucleotide reductase — its product is MKITRRFTNKGQSPYSTIEFRKATSEIRNPDGSIVFQMKDIEVPAKWSQVASDILAQKYFRKAGIPEKLHSVEEKDIPAWLRASTHDDIAKKNSKPITGPETSAKQVFHRLAGAWTYWGWKGGYFSSEEDAHSFYDELCYMLANQMVAPNSPQWFNTGLHWAYGIDGPSQGHFYVDHLTEKLMNSTSAYERPQPHACFISSINDDLVNDGGIMDLWLREARLFKYGSGTGSNFSNLRGKGESLSGGGKSSGLMSFLKIGDRAAGAIKSGGTTRRAAKMVVVDIDHPDVEEFINWKVVEEQKVLALVTGSKIAKKHLNAVMQACQIGTGETRFDPQINSTLKETIKIARTHLVPENYIQRVIQYARQGYTAFEFETYDTDFNSEAYATVSGQNSNNSVRVTNEFLEKVLKDEDWNLIRRTDGGIYKTIKAKELWEQIGYAAWASADPGIQYHTTINEWHTCPKSGLIHASNPCSEYMFLDDTACNLASINLALFYDTENHQPTFDVEAYEHAVRIWTLVLEISVMMAQYPSQQIAQRSYDFRTLGLGYANLGGLLMAMGISYDSPQGRSIGGALAAIMTGKSYATSAEIASELGTFSQYPLNKEDMLRVMRNHRRAAYGENQGYENLKILPVALDHASCPLQDLSTSAKTAWDQALELGEKHGYRNAQTTCIAPTGTIGLVMDCDTTGVEPDFALVKFKKLVGGGYFKIINQMVPTALKKLGYTKNEIQDIVNYAVGRGTLEDSPSISFKSLKTKGFNEEVLEKLKTSLISAFDIKFAFNRWTLGEDFCKNILGFSDEQLNNNNFEILSALGFSKEDIENANNYCCGTMTLEGAPHLKSEHLPIFDCANPCGRLGKRALSTESHIHMMAAVQPFISGSISKTINMPNSASIEECNNAYLLSWRLALKCNALYRDGSKLSQPLNTSLITDEENAEEILDEVNSLTGANRTKIMAERIVERVIERVTHRNERYKLPARRKGYTQKATVGGHKVYLRTGEYEDGRLGEIFIDLHKEGSAFRSLMNNFAMAISIGLQYGVPLDEFVDAFAFTRFEPSGLVTGNDAIKMATSILDYIFRELAISYLDRTDLAHSDPRELLPESLGEAHERMSTGRQEHQAIEALSSLTSKGYIRNNLYVLKGKKENNRTNETSYLSLEGTSALEAESVGTLILEKSDVSHAHHEENSSSTDKNSKIATARLKGYEGDSCQECGNFTLVRNGTCMKCMTCGSTSGCS